In one Chelmon rostratus isolate fCheRos1 chromosome 7, fCheRos1.pri, whole genome shotgun sequence genomic region, the following are encoded:
- the zbtb38 gene encoding zinc finger and BTB domain-containing protein 38, translating to MTVVSPCTQNLMDSAHPQTLLSKLNEQRSQGLFCDVTIVVEDVKFRAHKNILAASSGYFRNALTTPETWNSSQVLELMDLKSEVFASILNFIYCSKVASPGAEDTGGLVAAGKRLGIPFLEKLAEQERQDECVKSTDLSTALLSKKTKKEAPRPEEIESAKGPRITNAFSITEVCPGNNLFTPLVQTDGERQSPDVGQHPSSCHTTSCLNGDNETTQALSEHSYAVSKSTEGKDSSVWDNRKVCKPAILQPKHLIYRNAGPLKKRHRLRVSLGRSMLPTPAEPQSDEPNAIKPTLPDGVSAAPVAVMTPPPLFSEAETERSIDPGLPIATDNVQMELGPPTLSPHTEDSISIYGCEHCPEIFTNKALLTIHSEVHKKRFVSHLFCKFCHRKFIHLKRLRNHEQVCPKAARGPPKLDATDISTKEVDLHLDDMPNIESITTELPAADLSTLHTPEPLQVDRSEPLQAERAVRPDGGHRRYNCSVCKRVYVTLSSLKRHENVHSWQRAYPCHYCNKVFALAEYRTKHEIWHTGERRYQCIFCLETFMTYYILKNHQKSFHGIDPSLAVKKKSANGGLKASVYPIKLYRLLPMKFRKRQYKTYSQTYSESVERDDQAPPDSNSLIPPFEENGLISHPDAVSFPPTFMATTKMVAPVMPRISFDKPCDQDIDQSLNSELEIQRGTRKEGENRDSQFINYDSSFSFQPDTESPAVGYKGDLPVLSNSEHISHNVPFLNSLNTVKKLGELSASAKRVEDMTKEILQSSNENRVQDKMVGTKTETYIAKPACPGPSVDGASMPLCQITVKIGNEAIIRRQIKGSKLFPRRKRRIRKLSDDSPSQCPPTRENSESPRLRLRPEVTAATEPETYDDPNDCDTADMLWRPYYSYKAKKKRKKLRLKHRKAFFHCYPETSVDRTAATEAHLDKNSWLTDGSISGGSGEVRRSLSRNSSPRATYNCDICDSSFITETGLRAHVIGSHPCFCRTCGKQGPPGEAPAGGDYICSNCMENGSCFDNTPRSPNPEKKYRCSFCPQRFLYLATKRSHEKKHQETNDEQYNYDNFTPCTKYSANLSEDNNQNTIKTEDSDNQGGPDIKSERLEGGHFSADKIKTKTEDTTDFTSLTTYQDMSFSNIKNPFSPCIDPLLSLTPLKVKHKMTKKRINAQHSIHLIQKKQASERDSDSNKDILMGPRPTSHDDREKSCKLFRRNDCETKGTHISIHKPEKWRCKEEPFF from the coding sequence ATGACTGTGGTGTCCCCATGCACTCAGAACCTGATGGATAGCGCTCACCCTCAAACTCTGCTTAGCAAACTCAATGAGCAGCGCTCACAAGGCCTCTTCTGTGATGTTACCATTGTGGTGGAGGATGTTAAGTTTCGGGCCCACAAGAACATCCTGGCAGCCTCCAGCGGGTACTTCAGGAATGCTCTGACAACTCCTGAGACATGGAACTCTAGCCAAGTGCTGGAGCTGATGGATCTGAAGTCTGAGGTGTTTGCCAGTATCCTCAACTTTATCTATTGCTCAAAGGTGGCGTCGCCTGGTGCAGAGGACACAGGGGGGCTAGTGGCAGCAGGAAAAAGACTTGGAATTCCTTTCTTAGAGAAGCTTGCAGAACAGGAGAGACAGGACGAATGTGTTAAATCCACAGACTTGAGCACAGCCCTATtgtctaaaaaaacaaagaaggaagCTCCCAGGCCTGAAGAGATAGAAAGTGCCAAAGGGCCACGCATCACCAATGCCTTTTCTATCACTGAAGTGTGTCCTGGGAACAATCTTTTCACCCCTCTGGTTCAAACAGATGGGGAGAGGCAGTCACCAGATGTAGGACAGCACCCATCAAGTTGCCACACAACCTCATGCCTCAATGGGGACAATGAGACAACGCAAGCCCTTTCAGAGCACTCATATGCAGTGAGCAAATCTACTGAAGGCAAGGATAGCAGTGTGTGGGACAACAGGAAGGTCTGTAAGCCAGCAATATTACAGCCAAAGCATCTCATTTACAGGAACGCAGGCCCGCTTAAAAAGCGCCACAGGCTGAGAGTCTCTTTGGGTAGAAGTATGCTTCCAACACCAGCTGAACCACAGTCAGATGAACCAAATGCAATAAAACCCACATTACCCGATGGTGTTTCTGCAGCACCTGTCGCAGTTATGACACCACCTCCACTTTTTtcagaagcagaaacagaaagaagcaTAGACCCAGGGCTACCTATAGCCACTGACAATGTTCAAATGGAGTTAGGCCCACCCACCCTTTCTCCTCACACGGAGGACAGCATTTCAATCTACGGATGTGAGCACTGTCCGGAGATATTCACAAATAAAGCTCTACTCACTATTCACTCAGAGGTACACAAAAAGCGTTTTGTCAGTCATCTGTTTTGCAAGTTTTGTCACAGAAAGTTCATACACCTGAAACGGCTGCGCAACCATGAGCAGGTCTGCCCCAAAGCTGCTAGAGGCCCGCCTAAGCTAGATGCTACTGATATATCAACCAAAGAGGTGGATCTCCACTTAGACGACATGCCGAACATTGAGAGCATCACAACAGAGCTTCCCGCTGCTGACCTCTCCACACTTCACACCCCAGAGCCCCTTCAAGTGGACCGATCAGAGCCCCTACAAGCTGAAAGGGCAGTGAGGCCAGATGGTGGTCATAGGAGATACAACTGCAGTGTGTGCAAACGGGTCTATGTCACCCTATCCAGTCTGAAGCGACATGAGAATGTCCATTCCTGGCAGAGGGCCTATCCCTGTCATTACTGTAATAAAGTGTTTGCCTTGGCAGAGTACCGtacaaaacatgaaatctgGCACACAGGTGAACGCCGGTATCAGTGCATTTTCTGCCTGGAGACATTCATGACATATTATATCTTAAAGAACCATCAGAAGTCTTTTCACGGCATTGATCCCAGTCTAGCTGTGAAGAAAAAATCTGCGAACGGTGGGCTGAAAGCAAGCGTTTATCCAATCAAACTCTACAGGCTTCTGCCTATGAAATTTAGAAAGAGACAATACAAGACATACAGTCAGACATATTCAGAAAGTGTTGAAAGAGATGACCAAGCTCCACCTGACAGCAACTCTCTTATCCCTCCATTTGAAGAAAATGGTCTGATCAGCCACCCTGATGCCGTTTCATTCCCTCCGACATTCATGGCAACGACAAAGATGGTGGCACCTGTCATGCCTCGCATCAGCTTTGACAAGCCATGTGACCAAGATATTGACCAAAGTCTGAACAGTGAATTGGAAATTCAGAGAGGCACAAGAAAAGAAGGTGAGAATAGAGATTCACAATTCATTAACTATGACAGCAGCTTCTCCTTTCAACCTGATACAGAGTCTCCTGCAGTGGGTTACAAAGGTGATCTTCCAGTACTAAGTAACTCAGAACACATTAGTCATAATGTGCCATTCTTAAACTCTTTGAACACTGTTAAGAAGTTAGGTGAGCTATCAGCTTCTGCAAAAAGAGTTGAGGATATGACCAAGGAGATACTTCAATCAAGCAACGAGAACCGGGTACAAGACAAGATGGTggggacaaagacagaaacatatATTGCCAAACCTGCATGCCCGGGTCCATCTGTGGATGGTGCCTCCATGCCGCTCTGTCAGATAACAGTCAAAATAGGCAATGAAGCCATCATCCGCCGCCAAATCAAAGGATCTAAGCTCTTCCccagaaggaaaaggagaatcAGAAAACTGAGTGACGACAGCCCTAGTCAGTGCCCTCCAACGAGGGAAAACTCCGAGAGCCCCAGACTTCGCCTCAGACCAGAAGTCACTGCTGCCACAGAGCCAGAGACATATGATGATCCCAATGACTGTGACACAGCTGATATGCTTTGGCGTCCCTACTATTCTTACAaagctaaaaagaaaaggaagaagttGAGATTAAAGcacagaaaagctttttttcattGCTATCCTGAAACATCTGTAGATAGAACTGCTGCCACTGAGGCCCACCTTGATAAAAATAGTTGGTTGACAGATGGGAGCATCTCAGGTGGTAGTGGAGAGGTGAGACGTAGCCTTAGCAGGAACTCAAGCCCGAGGGCCACCTACAACTGTGACATCTGTGACAGCTCTTTTATCACAGAGACCGGTCTTAGAGCTCATGTTATTGGTTCCCACCCATGTTTCTGCCGAACCTGTGGTAAACAAGGTCCCCCTGGTGAGGCACCTGCCGGTGGAGATTACATCTGCAGCAACTGTATGGAAAATGGCTCTTGCTTTGATAATACACCCCGGAGCCCCAACCCAGAGAAGAAGTATCGCTGCTCTTTCTGTCCCCAGCGTTTTCTCTACCTAGCCACCAAGAGAAGCCATGAGAAAAAACACCAGGAGACAAATGATGAGCAATATAATTATGACAACTTCACACCATGTACGAAATACTCAGCAAACCTGAGTGAAGACAATAACCAAAACACCATCAAAACAGAAGACAGCGACAATCAAGGGGGCCCTGACATAAAAAGTGAAAGGCTGGAAGGAGGACATTTTTCCGCTGATAAAATTAAGACTAAAACTGAGGATACAACTGATTTTACGTCTTTGACTACCTACCAAGACATGTCATTTTCCAACATTAAAAATCCATTCTCACCTTGCATTGACCCACTGCTTTCCCTGACACCCTTGAAGGtgaaacataaaatgacaaaaaaaaggatcaaTGCACAGCATTCTATCCATCTCATCCAAAAAAAGCAGGCaagtgagagagacagcgaCAGCAACAAGGATATTTTGATGGGACCAAGACCAACCAGTCACGATGACCGTGAGAAGTCCTGTAAACTGTTTAGGAGAAATGACTGTGAAACTAAAGGTACCCACATTTCTATACACAAGCCAGAAAAATGGCGGTGCAAAGAGgagccatttttttaa